A region from the Brassica napus cultivar Da-Ae chromosome C8, Da-Ae, whole genome shotgun sequence genome encodes:
- the LOC106367827 gene encoding E3 ubiquitin-protein ligase PUB22: MDQEIEIPTFFLCPISLDIMKDPVIVSTGITYDRDSIEKWLFTGKKNTCPVTKQVITETDLTPNHTLRRLIQSWCTLNASHGIERIPTPKPPISKSEIEKLIKDSSSSHQNQVKCLKRLRQIVSENTTNKRCLEAANVPEFLAKIVSNSVDSYNSPSPSLSSSNLNDLCQSNMLENRFDSSRSLMDEALSLLYHLDTSETARKSLLNNKKGTNLVKTLTKIMQRGIYESRAYATFLLKKILEVADPMQIILLERELFNEVVQILHDQISHKATKSAMQILVIICPWGRNRHKAVEAGAISMIIELLMDETFSSERRTLEMAMVVLDMLCQCAEGRAEFLNHCAAIAVVSKKILRVSQITSERAVRVLLSIGRFCATPSLLQDMLQLGVVAKMCLVLQVSCGNKTKEKAKELLKLHARVWRESPCVPRNLYASYPA, translated from the coding sequence ATGGATCAAGAGATAGAGATTCCTACTTTCTTTCTATGTCCGATCTCTCTAGATATCATGAAGGACCCGGTGATAGTTTCCACCGGAATAACCTACGACAGAGACAGCATCGAGAAGTGGCTCTTCACCGGTAAGAAAAACACATGTCCGGTCACAAAACAAGTTATAACCGAAACTGATCTCACACCAAACCATACTCTACGCCGTTTAATCCAATCTTGGTGTACTCTCAACGCATCCCACGGCATCGAGAGGATCCCAACCCCAAAACCTCCTATCTCTAAATCCGAGATCGAAAAGCTCATCAAAGATTCATCATCTTCACATCAAAACCAAGTCAAATGCCTCAAAAGACTTCGTCAAATAGTGTCCGAGAATACAACGAACAAGCGGTGCTTAGAAGCTGCAAATGTTCCAGAGTTCTTGGCCAAGATCGTCAGCAACTCGGTAGATAGTTACaactctccttctccttcactTTCTTCGTCGAATCTCAACGATCTTTGTCAGTCAAACATGCTAGAGAATCGGTTTGATTCTTCTAGGAGCTTAATGGACGAAGCTTTAAGCTTGCTCTATCATCTCGACACATCGGAGACGGCCCGGAAGAGTCTTTTAAACAACAAGAAGGGAACAAATCTTGTGAAAACGTTGACTAAGATTATGCAACGGGGGATCTACGAGTCAAGAGCCTATGCGACTTTTCTTCTCAAGAAGATTCTTGAAGTTGCGGATCCAATGCAGATCATATTGTTGGAACGTGAGCTTTTCAACGAGGTGGTTCAGATCTTGCATGACCAGATCTCTCACAAGGCAACGAAATCAGCAATGCAGATCTTGGTGATTATATGTCCATGGGGAAGGAATAGACACAAGGCTGTGGAAGCTGGAGCGATCTCGATGATTATTGAGCTCTTGATGGATGAGACTTTCTCATCTGAGAGAAGGACTTTGGAGATGGCTATGGTGGTTCTTGATATGTTATGTCAGTGTGCAGAAGGAAGAGCTGAGTTCTTGAATCATTGTGCGGCTATTGCGGTTGTGTCTAAGAAGATACTTAGGGTCTCTCAGATAACTAGTGAAAGGGCGGTTAGGGTTTTGCTTTCTATTGGGAGGTTTTGTGCGACGCCTTCTCTATTGCAGGATATGTTGCAACTGGGAGTTGTGGCGAAGATGTGTCTTGTACTTCAAGTGAGTTGCGGGAACAAGACTAAAGAAAAGGCTAAAGAATTGCTCAAGCTTCACGCTAGGGTTTGGAGGGAGTCACCTTGTGTCCCAAGAAACTTGTATGCTTCGTATCCAGCTTGA
- the LOC125591988 gene encoding glutathione S-transferase T3-like, translating to MDSYPNPNFNFVDLLQSQQESGFGLESSSFPLFGTQATEGSNFEQDSPAAAERKERRTWTPTHDAVLISAWLHTSKDPVVGNEQRSVAFWKRIAAYYSASPKIAECDKREASTCKQRWHKINDLVCKFCGAFEAANRAKSSGQNETDELRNDQKWCELSTPKLDGSSKRRKVDDGSHSATSQAFETDTAVDEQGSKRPPGVKAAKARGKKKMVDGKDLSEYQTMWVIRQQDIASKERLLKFKLLESLIAKQELADYEEVLKKKLVDELISP from the exons ATGGATTCCTATCcaaatccaaattttaattttgttgatcTTCTTCAAAGTCAACAAGAAAGTGGGTTCGGTTTagagtcttcttcttttcctctaTTTGGCACTCAAGCTACCGAAGGTTCTAACTTCGAGCAAGATAGTCCAGCGGCTGCAGAGCGTAAGGAACGACGGACATGGACGCCTACTCATGATGCTGTCCTCATCAGCGCGTGGTTACACACGAGCAAGGATCCGGTGGTAGGGAATGAGCAACGCTCTGTTGCTTTCTGGAAGCGGATAGCTGCGTACTATTCCGCCAGTCCTAAGATCGCAGAGTGTGACAAAAGAGAGGCCTCAACATGTAAGCAAAGGTGGCATAAGATCAACGATCTAGTCTGCAAGTTCTGTGGTGCTTTCGAAGCTGCAAACAGAGCGAAATCTTCTGGTCAAAACGAGACTGAT GAGCTTCGTAATGACCAGAAGTGGTGTGAACTCTCAACCCCTAAACTCGACGGAAGCAGCAAAAGGAGGAAGGTCGACGACGGTTCTCATTCAGCAACCTCTCAGGCATTTGAAACCGACACTGCTGTAGATGAGCAAGGCAGCAAGCGTCCCCCTGGTGTCAAGGCTGCAAAAGCTCgtgggaagaagaagatggttgaTGGAAAGGATCTGTCTGAGTATCAGACAATGTGGGTCATCAGGCAGCAGGACATCGCATCCAAAGAAAGGCTCTTGAAGTTTAAGCTTCTCGAGAGTCTCATTGCAAAACAAGAGCTTGCAGATTATGAAGAAGTTCTGAAGAAGAAACTCGTTGATGAGTTGATCTCTCCTTAG